In a genomic window of Stakelama saccharophila:
- the flhA gene encoding flagellar biosynthesis protein FlhA, which yields MSFLPRTENLGGMIRGGALPLVILLLVVLMVVPIPAFLLDTFFIMNIMISLAVLMVALNATKPLDFSAFPTVLLFATLFRLGLNVASTRVVLVHGHEGEAAAGHVIEAFGSFLIGGDYVVGLFVFAILMIINMIVVTKGAGRVSEVSARFTLDALPGKQMAIDADLNAGLITPDEARARRIEVATEADFYGAMDGSSKFVKGDAIAGLLILGVNIVGGLILGIVSHGLSVGDAAHNYVMLAIGDALVAQVPSLMLSIAAAAIVTRVKADNDLASQISGQFGSHKTWAPVAGILGLLAILPGMPALVILPAAAGAGFTAWKLRKIANRPPPPEPAAPPPDLSKIGWDEVTDTMQIVVDIGYGLVPLVDERKGSALMNRITGVRRQLSKELGFVVPQVRVRDDINLAPYTYRVSVGGVVVGEDQASPDEMLALDTGQAVGRLSGKQAKDPTFGLDAVWIAPSDADQATGAGYLVVDSGTVIATHLNQLLIQNASDLLGPDEVQALLDELKESAGQLVASLSPQPVPLTTLTQVLKGLLAENIPLKEFRRIASAIAVAAQRSLDPHEIGELIRPALGPLIIQKLCSVREPLRVMTLEGQLEALLGQAMRSDTSNRGTIEPDLGRRIVDALQKAAAPLIAEAKPFALVVQPSIRQAIRRLVKSCLPDTPVMSFFEVPEEKPVEVVAVVGAPEALPA from the coding sequence ATGTCGTTTCTGCCGCGTACCGAAAATCTGGGTGGCATGATCCGCGGCGGCGCGCTGCCGCTCGTCATCCTGCTGCTCGTCGTGCTGATGGTGGTGCCGATCCCGGCCTTCCTGCTCGACACCTTCTTTATCATGAATATCATGATCAGCCTGGCGGTGCTGATGGTGGCGCTCAACGCGACCAAGCCGCTCGATTTCTCCGCCTTTCCCACCGTCCTCCTGTTCGCGACGCTGTTCCGCCTCGGCCTCAACGTCGCTTCGACCCGTGTCGTGCTGGTCCACGGGCATGAGGGCGAAGCGGCGGCCGGCCATGTCATCGAGGCGTTCGGCAGCTTTCTGATCGGCGGCGATTATGTCGTCGGCCTGTTCGTCTTTGCTATCCTGATGATCATCAACATGATCGTCGTCACCAAGGGCGCCGGCCGCGTGTCGGAAGTGTCGGCGCGCTTCACCCTCGACGCCCTGCCCGGCAAGCAGATGGCGATCGACGCCGACCTGAACGCCGGCCTGATCACGCCCGACGAGGCGCGCGCGCGGCGGATCGAAGTCGCGACCGAGGCCGATTTCTACGGCGCGATGGACGGTTCGTCCAAATTCGTGAAGGGCGATGCGATCGCGGGATTGCTGATCCTGGGCGTCAATATCGTCGGCGGCCTGATCCTCGGCATCGTCAGCCACGGCCTGTCGGTGGGCGATGCCGCGCACAATTACGTCATGCTCGCGATCGGCGACGCGCTGGTCGCACAGGTGCCGTCGCTGATGCTGTCGATCGCCGCCGCCGCCATCGTCACGCGGGTAAAGGCGGACAACGACCTTGCCAGCCAGATCAGCGGCCAGTTCGGCAGCCACAAGACCTGGGCGCCGGTCGCCGGCATTCTGGGCCTGCTGGCCATATTGCCCGGCATGCCCGCATTGGTCATCCTGCCGGCCGCCGCCGGTGCCGGCTTCACCGCGTGGAAGCTGCGCAAGATCGCCAACCGCCCGCCGCCGCCCGAACCCGCCGCGCCGCCGCCCGATCTGTCGAAGATCGGCTGGGACGAGGTGACCGACACGATGCAGATCGTCGTCGATATCGGCTACGGCCTCGTGCCGCTGGTCGACGAGCGCAAGGGCTCCGCCCTGATGAACCGCATCACCGGCGTGCGCCGCCAGCTTTCGAAGGAACTGGGCTTCGTCGTGCCGCAGGTGCGCGTGCGCGACGACATCAACCTGGCGCCCTATACCTACCGCGTCTCGGTCGGCGGCGTCGTCGTCGGCGAGGATCAGGCATCGCCCGACGAAATGCTCGCGCTCGACACCGGACAGGCGGTCGGCCGGCTTTCCGGCAAACAGGCGAAGGATCCGACCTTCGGCCTCGACGCCGTATGGATTGCGCCCTCCGACGCCGACCAGGCGACCGGTGCGGGCTATCTGGTGGTGGATTCGGGCACGGTGATCGCCACCCATCTCAACCAGCTCCTGATCCAGAATGCCTCGGACCTGCTCGGCCCGGACGAGGTCCAGGCCCTGCTCGACGAACTGAAGGAAAGCGCCGGCCAGCTCGTCGCCTCGCTGTCGCCGCAGCCGGTGCCGCTGACCACGCTGACTCAGGTGCTGAAGGGCCTGCTGGCGGAGAACATCCCCTTGAAGGAATTCCGCCGCATCGCCTCGGCCATCGCCGTTGCCGCCCAGCGGTCGCTCGACCCGCACGAGATCGGCGAACTGATCCGGCCCGCGCTCGGCCCGCTGATCATCCAGAAGCTGTGCAGCGTGCGCGAGCCGCTGCGCGTGATGACGCTGGAAGGGCAGCTCGAGGCGCTGCTCGGCCAGGCCATGCGGTCCGACACGTCGAACCGCGGCACTATCGAGCCGGATCTCGGCCGCCGCATCGTCGACGCGCTGCAAAAGGCGGCCGCGCCGCTCATCGCCGAGGCGAAGCCCTTCGCGCTCGTCGTCCAGCCCTCGATCCGCCAGGCCATCCGCAGGCTGGTCAAATCCTGTCTCCCCGACACGCCGGTGATGAGCTTCTTCGAAGTGCCCGAGGAAAAGCCCGTCGAGGTCGTCGCCGTCGTTGGCGCGCCGGAGGCGCTTCCCGCATGA
- a CDS encoding flagellar protein FlgN, which produces MTKRDALVRVIDCLHAEIAALKANDVVALERATSAKLAGIETIAANDDEAPMDAETRALADQAHALNETARIYVNLMAANVRRRLQDITGGAAAGTYAATYRAA; this is translated from the coding sequence ATGACTAAGCGTGACGCCCTTGTCCGGGTAATCGACTGCCTCCATGCGGAGATCGCCGCGCTGAAGGCGAACGATGTCGTCGCCCTGGAACGCGCGACCAGCGCGAAGCTGGCCGGCATCGAGACGATCGCCGCCAATGACGACGAAGCGCCGATGGACGCCGAAACCCGCGCGCTCGCCGATCAGGCGCATGCCCTGAACGAGACCGCGCGCATCTATGTCAACCTGATGGCGGCAAATGTTCGCCGCCGCCTGCAGGATATTACCGGTGGTGCCGCCGCCGGCACCTACGCCGCAACCTACCGCGCGGCCTGA
- a CDS encoding OmpA family protein gives MTSSALSRFGTAPERRPLWLTTLADLGLLLIGFFVFLQANDHLDGPALADSLRAGFVHAEAAPSPMPVDRARVGAFAPGSAVLPAQAPAAIAWARGAARDPRTAIEIAGGTDGTAADVDPATGSAMLLANARARAVAEALIAVGAVRPDQIVITRPAADRRRSVTLSLGYAGGRQ, from the coding sequence GTGACCAGCTCGGCCCTTTCGCGGTTCGGCACCGCACCGGAACGCCGGCCGCTCTGGCTGACCACGCTTGCCGATCTCGGCCTGTTGCTCATCGGGTTCTTCGTGTTTCTGCAGGCCAACGATCATCTCGACGGCCCCGCTTTGGCCGACAGCCTGCGCGCCGGCTTCGTCCATGCCGAAGCCGCGCCGTCGCCGATGCCGGTGGACCGCGCGCGCGTCGGTGCATTCGCCCCCGGCAGCGCCGTTCTTCCGGCCCAGGCCCCGGCTGCCATCGCCTGGGCACGCGGCGCGGCGCGCGACCCGCGAACGGCGATCGAAATCGCCGGCGGCACCGACGGTACGGCCGCCGATGTCGATCCCGCCACGGGCAGCGCGATGCTGCTCGCCAATGCTCGCGCCCGCGCGGTGGCGGAGGCGCTGATCGCGGTCGGCGCGGTGCGGCCGGACCAGATTGTCATCACCCGCCCGGCGGCCGACCGCCGACGCTCGGTGACGCTTTCGCTCGGCTATGCCGGGGGGCGGCAATGA
- a CDS encoding lytic transglycosylase domain-containing protein gives MSVNPITANGSPVARAIAAASRQTGMDFDYLMGQAQVESGMRADARAGTSSASGLYQFIEQSWLSVVKQHGAEHGLGWAAASIDQTSGGRYTVGDSATRQAILDLRNDPRAASLMAAEHAADNKVALEASLGREATGTDLYMAHFLGLNGARSFLSTMSVSPDRTGASMFPAAARANRNIFYAPSGQPRTLADIYQRFASKLDNGAAAVGATGLASDALDRAPGFVPGNPSVEVVLGNRAVGGDRQWLATTLAQLSGDGSDGTTMDALSGAERMAADWTTGSALSATQTYRPTPETARLAYLMLASLGT, from the coding sequence ATGAGCGTCAATCCGATCACCGCCAACGGATCGCCGGTCGCCCGCGCGATCGCTGCCGCCAGTCGGCAGACCGGCATGGATTTCGACTATCTGATGGGCCAGGCGCAGGTCGAAAGCGGCATGCGCGCCGATGCGCGCGCCGGCACGTCCAGCGCATCCGGTCTCTATCAGTTCATCGAGCAGAGCTGGCTTTCGGTCGTCAAGCAGCACGGCGCCGAACACGGCCTTGGCTGGGCGGCGGCCAGCATCGACCAGACGTCCGGCGGCCGATATACCGTCGGCGATTCCGCCACCCGGCAAGCCATATTGGACCTGCGCAACGATCCGCGCGCGGCCTCGCTGATGGCGGCCGAGCATGCCGCCGACAACAAGGTCGCGCTGGAGGCCAGCCTCGGCCGCGAAGCGACCGGCACCGATCTCTACATGGCCCATTTTCTAGGCCTGAACGGCGCGCGCTCCTTCCTCTCGACCATGTCCGTCAGCCCCGATCGCACCGGCGCCAGCATGTTCCCGGCGGCCGCACGCGCGAACCGCAACATCTTCTATGCGCCCAGCGGTCAGCCGCGCACGCTGGCCGACATCTATCAGCGCTTCGCCAGCAAGCTCGACAACGGCGCCGCCGCCGTGGGCGCGACCGGCCTCGCCTCGGACGCGCTCGACCGTGCGCCCGGCTTCGTGCCCGGCAATCCGAGTGTCGAGGTCGTGCTGGGCAACCGCGCCGTGGGTGGCGACCGGCAATGGCTCGCCACCACGCTCGCGCAATTGTCGGGCGACGGCAGCGACGGCACCACCATGGATGCTTTGTCCGGGGCCGAGCGCATGGCCGCCGACTGGACGACGGGCTCCGCCCTGTCGGCCACGCAGACCTATCGCCCGACGCCCGAAACCGCGCGTCTCGCCTATCTCATGCTCGCCAGCCTGGGGACCTAG
- the flgB gene encoding flagellar basal body rod protein FlgB — protein sequence MADNSLFGVHGAALMVRSKRMGLLASNIANASTPGYQAKDLDFSEALASVERSGVAGAAHAIDDATKYRVPLQASMDGNTVDLSTEQTAFAENAVAYQTTLSFLNGRIGTITRALKGE from the coding sequence ATGGCGGACAACTCACTTTTCGGCGTGCACGGTGCAGCGCTCATGGTGCGTTCGAAGCGCATGGGGCTGCTGGCATCGAACATCGCGAACGCGTCCACGCCGGGATATCAGGCAAAGGATCTCGACTTTTCCGAGGCGCTCGCTTCGGTCGAGCGGTCCGGCGTCGCGGGCGCTGCGCATGCGATCGACGATGCCACGAAATATCGCGTGCCGCTGCAGGCTTCGATGGACGGCAACACGGTCGACCTTTCCACCGAACAGACCGCCTTCGCGGAGAACGCCGTCGCCTATCAGACGACGCTGTCCTTCCTGAACGGGCGGATCGGCACGATCACGCGCGCACTGAAGGGTGAATGA
- the flgC gene encoding flagellar basal body rod protein FlgC produces the protein MSNPMSIFDVAGRAMSAQLVRMNTTASNLANAGGVATTQDDAYRSMKPVFRTQYDAASGMATVDVQKVVAAGADPVKRHDPGNPLANADGDVFENAVDETRELVDMMEAARTYQNNVEVMQTAKSLIVDTLKLGR, from the coding sequence ATGTCCAATCCCATGAGCATCTTCGACGTGGCCGGGCGGGCGATGTCCGCGCAACTGGTGCGGATGAACACCACGGCGTCGAACCTCGCAAATGCCGGCGGCGTGGCGACGACGCAGGACGACGCCTACCGGTCGATGAAGCCGGTGTTCCGCACGCAGTACGACGCGGCATCCGGCATGGCCACGGTCGATGTGCAGAAGGTGGTCGCCGCCGGCGCCGATCCGGTGAAGCGGCATGATCCGGGCAACCCGCTCGCCAACGCCGATGGCGATGTCTTCGAGAATGCGGTCGACGAGACCCGCGAGCTGGTCGACATGATGGAGGCGGCGCGCACCTATCAGAACAATGTCGAGGTGATGCAGACCGCCAAGTCGCTGATCGTCGACACCCTCAAGCTGGGACGCTGA
- the flgM gene encoding flagellar biosynthesis anti-sigma factor FlgM: MVDPIGAKPKISAQRPVSAVAQSKRGDRVKENAEQDAASIASTARSFAEAPPVDAERVARIRQAVKEGSFPITPATIADRLIALKLQWRPHD, translated from the coding sequence ATGGTGGATCCTATCGGCGCAAAGCCCAAGATTTCGGCCCAGCGGCCGGTGTCCGCGGTCGCGCAGTCCAAGCGCGGCGACCGCGTGAAGGAGAATGCCGAGCAGGACGCGGCGTCGATCGCCTCGACCGCCAGGTCGTTCGCCGAGGCGCCTCCGGTCGATGCGGAGCGCGTGGCCCGCATCCGTCAGGCGGTGAAGGAAGGAAGCTTCCCGATCACGCCCGCCACCATCGCGGACCGGCTGATCGCCCTCAAACTGCAATGGAGGCCGCATGACTAA
- a CDS encoding motility protein A encodes MTATISLPALMGPFLDPLALAIVLGGTALAVVLRTPRHDLGRAVGALAVLTRRPWSADETLRQIDALSRIADRHGVIQLDRSIIRDGDVAAAAEAIVDGHGPDTVRRAIAASQLARTERHLAAADTWISVAEIAPAMGMIGTLVGLVRLFIVMTDPTRIGGAMAVALLTTLYGAIIASLIAAPIAGRLRRLARIEALERSRLERPLVAFARRHQPRLRAEAA; translated from the coding sequence ATGACAGCCACCATTTCCCTGCCGGCGCTGATGGGGCCGTTTCTCGATCCGCTGGCCCTCGCCATCGTTCTGGGCGGCACCGCGCTGGCCGTCGTGCTGCGCACACCGCGCCACGACCTCGGCCGGGCCGTCGGCGCCCTCGCCGTACTGACCCGGCGCCCCTGGAGCGCGGATGAAACGCTCCGGCAGATCGACGCGCTCTCGCGCATCGCCGACCGGCACGGCGTGATCCAGCTCGACCGCTCGATCATCCGCGACGGCGATGTCGCCGCCGCGGCCGAAGCGATCGTCGACGGACACGGGCCGGACACGGTGCGTCGGGCGATCGCCGCCTCGCAACTGGCCCGTACCGAGCGCCACCTCGCGGCGGCCGACACCTGGATCTCCGTCGCCGAAATCGCGCCGGCCATGGGCATGATCGGCACCCTGGTCGGGCTCGTCCGGCTGTTCATCGTGATGACCGATCCGACCCGCATCGGCGGCGCCATGGCGGTCGCGTTGCTGACCACGCTCTACGGCGCCATCATCGCAAGCCTGATCGCCGCGCCGATTGCCGGCAGACTGCGCCGGCTGGCCCGGATCGAAGCGCTGGAGCGCAGTCGCCTGGAACGGCCCCTCGTGGCCTTCGCACGCCGTCACCAGCCGCGGCTTCGCGCGGAAGCGGCGTGA
- a CDS encoding flagella basal body P-ring formation protein FlgA gives MIRMLLPALLPVLLHAAPAAAQTAKFQDTEMLDSAVAQFTGKPIGEEGGARAAIDERLKLAPCPMPQFDWRGSFHDAVVVRCMAPAWRIYVPLNVTAPPDRSAAGPDAKAPEAVDVVKRNDPVTVQAGGAGFSITRNGIAMDDAPAGGRLRVRVERTEPPIQAVAVEPGLVRLPGWAD, from the coding sequence ATGATCCGCATGCTGCTGCCCGCCCTGCTGCCCGTTTTGCTGCATGCCGCGCCGGCGGCCGCGCAGACGGCGAAGTTCCAGGACACCGAGATGCTCGATTCGGCTGTGGCGCAATTCACCGGCAAGCCGATCGGAGAGGAGGGCGGCGCCCGCGCGGCGATCGACGAGCGGCTGAAGCTGGCGCCCTGCCCGATGCCGCAATTCGACTGGCGCGGCAGCTTTCACGACGCGGTGGTGGTTCGCTGCATGGCGCCCGCCTGGCGCATCTACGTGCCGCTCAACGTCACCGCGCCGCCCGACCGGTCCGCGGCCGGCCCGGACGCGAAGGCGCCGGAGGCGGTCGACGTCGTCAAGCGCAACGACCCCGTGACGGTCCAGGCCGGCGGCGCCGGTTTCAGCATCACGCGCAACGGCATCGCCATGGACGACGCCCCGGCCGGCGGCAGGCTCCGCGTCCGTGTGGAGCGCACCGAACCGCCGATCCAGGCGGTCGCGGTCGAGCCGGGCCTGGTCCGCCTGCCAGGCTGGGCCGACTGA